The genomic stretch ACCGGAGTCGATCGCAGCGGCACCAGTTCCGACGAGTCGTACACCTACGACGAGAACGGCAACCGCACTGGCGGCAGCTACTCGACCGGCGACAACAACCAGATCCTCTCCGATGGCACGTCCAACTACACCTACGACGACGAAGGCAATCGACTTTCTAAGACGAATATCTCGACAGGCGAGGTCATCGAATACACGTGGGACTACCGCAACCGCCTGGTGAACATCACCACCAAGACCAGCGGCGGCACCGTAACCCATGAAGTCGACTACGCCTACGACATCTTCAACCGCCGCATCGGAAAAACGATCGATGCAGACGGAGCTGGAGCAGGCACCGCTACCGAGGAAATCTACATCTATGATGGTTTCCGCCAAGAACGGGGAGCCGCCGGAGACCACATGGCCCTAGTCTTCGACGAATCGGACGACCTAACCGACCGATTCCTCTATGGCCCCAATGTTGATCAAATCTTGGCCAGCGAAGAAGTCGTCAGTACGGCATCGGCGGGGGATGTTCTTTGGGCGTTAACCGATCACCTGGGCACGGTGCGAGATGTGGCCGACTACGACGTAGGCACCAATACGACAGCGGTCCAGAATCACCTGACGTACGATGCCTTCGGTAATATCACCGCCGAGACCAACGCGGCGGTGGACTTCCTGTTCGCGTTTACTGGACGGGAGCGAGATGACGAGAGCGACCTTCAATATAATAGGGCGAGATATTACGATTCGACCGTAGGCCGGTGGATTGCTGAGGACCCAATTGGATTTGTTGCGGGAGATGAGAATTTACTTCGGTACAACGTAAATTTTAGCGTCAATTCGATTGATCCAAGCGGACGATGGCCGTCCAGCTTTCCCATCGGTGTGCCAACAGGACCACTTTGGGATTCACCAGTTGAGATCTCTCCGGAATATACTCTACTGATGACTTCCAAAGCGGGCGCAGCTGCCACCAAAGCGGGCGCAGCTGCCCCCAATGTGGGCGCGGCTGGTGTCAATGTGCCGATCAATCTCGAAGTGCGACGCATGATTGACTATATAAAGGAGCAACACAAGCAATTAGAGGTCGACACGAAGAGCCTCAAAACGCCCACGAAACAACCATGGTCTAAGAAAGTAGGCGAAAAAGAGAGCGTGGAGTATCGAAACCGATACACTTCCTCATATGTCACATCAGACTTCTTGTCAAGATGCACCCCGCGTTATGGTGAATACAAGTTTCGATACCAAGAAAAGCGTAATGTAGTGCACGGTCTATACGAATCATGGAGGTTTTCGGATAAATACATCGAGGAATATAAGAAAGTCGTAGCAATAAATGCCGCATTAAAACTGGTGCGAGAGGCTGTCACTAAATATGGTTACGCTATTAATTCTGTTAACTTGGTTCTTGACGAAGTCGGTGATGCTGCAAGTTCACTTGAGCCGCGAGCTGCATTCTTGGTCACACTAACCACAAATTTCATGAAGAAAGGTCTAGCCGATGAAGCGGTGACACTGGCTTCTTTTGAAGACGAACTCAACGATCAGAAAGGCGACATTCAAACATCAATGTTAAAAATGACTGCCTCGGAAGCATATACACTTGTTGAAGGCGGGCTTACAAAGCAATTTGAAAGCGCGGACGAATGGCAGTTTGACAAGGTGCTCAACAAGTACTACCTTAGCAATCCCTTTGGAAAGTGGCGTGAGGTGCCACTGATAAACCACGATACGTCCTTTTGTCATATGCTGCGTAATGCGTAGGCGACGACTTTCGAAATGTGCCCAGGACGGTATGGTATATCGTGATGATTTGCGTTTTACATAGGCAACACAAGCGTGTTATATATCACGCAGGAGACACATGCATATGTCACGTAACAGCGGAGGCAGTTGTGCGTAACCCAGCAAGGTCACTCATGGCGGCCGTAGCCGTGCTTGCATTGGCCGCGATCTCCTGTGAGCATCAAGCGGCTCACACAGGGATGATTTCAATCGAACACAAGGGAAGCACCCGCCAAGTTCCCTCCATTATTTCGTTTGACGGTGATGAATGGACTTTCTCCCACGTTACGCCAAACACCCTATCGGATGGAATGACTTGTACATACGAGAGTAGTACGTACAGCAATGAATCACTTACGCTGTCTGTGGGAGGAGTCAATTCCATGAGCAAATGGAGTATTCGTAAGTATCGTTGTGACGATCGTCATTCGGACGAAAGAACACTGCTAAAGACATTGCGCCGTTCAAACGCCGGCTTTGGACACTTGGTTGATTGCGAAAACGGCACACTGGACGGTCCAACAAAACGTTTCTATGCGAATGGCAGTGTGAAATTCATTGGCCATATGGCAGATTACGCTATGGATGGTGACTGCCGTGGCTTCTACCCAAATGGTAACGTGTGGTGGATAGGTGAATACAGGATGAGGACTCCGTTGATTGACAAGGCTGTGTTCTATAATGAAAACGGTAGTGTTAACACAGAGATTGATACAATTGACGAGAGGCTAAAGGAACACACTCGGTGGCATCAATTTCAAACCAGTGATTCATGTGACTCCATTCAGGAGTTCATCCGAAGGGTAGAGGAGTCATCTGGCTGACAATAACAACTTACTTCACCTTTCGTATTGCTCGGATCCTTCGAGCTGTCGGCAGTATGATAGGTTTCCATCATGAAGTGAACAAAATTTAGCAGGATTGAACGCAGTTCAATCGCACATCGCCGGGGTATTGGTTTAAGCATTGCAGTATTCGTCGAGCCGTCGATGAGTGACGGCTGTTTTTGCTGGCATGGAGGGGAACGATGTCTGGGCCTGCTGCTCTGATTTACAAATAGTTTGTAAAGGTTATCAATCCTCGAGTTGTTCGGGGTAAGAACCATGACCTGCTCGAAATGATTGTTCTGGCTCTCAAGGCCACGATTGGCGAAGCCAACAGTCGAGCCAATATCAAACAATTCGCCAATGCGAAGCGGGATTGGTTCCGGCGATACGTCAAGTTAGAGTATGGCGTTTCCAGCCATGACACGTTTGGCCACGTGTTCACCCGGCTCGACACGGGCCAGTTTCTCGCCCGCCATGCACGGCTGGGGCGATCAGGTCGCGGGAACATTGCGTGGTCAGGAGATCGCCATCGACTGCAAGACGCTACGAGGCTCGTTCGTTCGGGCGGCCGGGCATTCACCCTTGCACACCATCACTGCCTTTGCGACCTCGTCACGATTGTGCCTGCGGCGGATGTCAGTCGAAAGGAAATGCAACGAGAAACTGGCAGTGCCTCAGCTCTTGCAACTGCTGGAACTTGCCGGGGCCACGGTCACACTCGGCGCGATGTATTGCCAGATCGAAACGGCTTAGGCGATTGTCGCTGGCGGCGGCGATTGCCTGCTGACCGCCAAGGGGAACCAAGAGACGCTGCATCTCAAGTTGCTCG from Blastopirellula marina encodes the following:
- a CDS encoding ISAs1 family transposase gives rise to the protein MHGWGDQVAGTLRGQEIAIDCKTLRGSFVRAAGHSPLHTITAFATSSRLCLRRMSVERKCNEKLAVPQLLQLLELAGATVTLGAMYCQIETA
- a CDS encoding toxin-antitoxin system YwqK family antitoxin, which translates into the protein MAAVAVLALAAISCEHQAAHTGMISIEHKGSTRQVPSIISFDGDEWTFSHVTPNTLSDGMTCTYESSTYSNESLTLSVGGVNSMSKWSIRKYRCDDRHSDERTLLKTLRRSNAGFGHLVDCENGTLDGPTKRFYANGSVKFIGHMADYAMDGDCRGFYPNGNVWWIGEYRMRTPLIDKAVFYNENGSVNTEIDTIDERLKEHTRWHQFQTSDSCDSIQEFIRRVEESSG